AACGATGTGATAATTTCCAAGTGGCACGGCCTTTGATTGGGTGTACTTGGCAGTGGCACTAAGCTTTAGTGGCGTTCTGATGCAGCTTGGCAAAGATTTACGTCCATACTTGGCTGATTTTGGTTTAGCAGTACACCAGAAACATCTGAAAGGAATCTCCGCAGAAAACTGGAAGTCATCTGGGAAGCCAACAGGTGGTTTCTATAAGAAAAGCATGGTTGGGACACTCATTTATATGGCACCTGAGATATTGAGGAAGGAAATACATACAGACCTATCAGATGTCTACAGTTTTGGCATCTTGATGAAGTACGACTTCTTAATACTTGCATGGCACCTGAGATATTAAGGAAGGAAATAATTTGCTACTATTTTGCTACCTAATATCCACTCAACAATACCCACCTCAAGCAGCCGATTTGGCTCCTATGTAGTTGCATGTTAATAGACATACTCGAATctctaaaataaatgttttgaaagTTGAAGGACCTAAATGAAAGAATTATGAAACTTCAGGGATTAAAATGGGACATAAACCATCAAACTTTGGGGTTCTTATAAAGTTGGTTGACCTCTgtcttctcattttttttctgaaGCATCTTTCTGTTTTTCCACATAAATCTTGAATCCTTGACTTTCCTCCTACTGCAGTGAGCTTTTGACTGGTGTTGTTCCATATACTGATCTTCGAACTGAAGCACAGGTCAGATATGTTGAATTAGTTAATTCTTTTACCAATGACATTAGATATTGATTAAAAACCACTCCATTGGAATTTGTAGTGATTTCTAACTGATGAGGTTAGCTATTGGTTAAGGAGACTGCCTATGAACATGGAACGTTCAACAACATATATCTGTACAAACGTACTGTTGTATACTAAACTCCCTAGTTACTAAAatccttttgattttctttctgtGGTGTGTACCTGAGCTATTGTATACTAAACCCTTGTCCGATGCGAAAGTcagaaatttagaaacaatttGAGTAGCAAGTTTCGATTTAATCTCTTAACCTTTATAATTATACCTTTTCTGTAAGTAGTCATCAAATGTTGCTAGCGGCAAGTTTGTGGCATGATACTTGGTGAGTTGacaaaagtttagaaaaaaattgaaacctcCTAATAGaggaaaatttcaaaattttccaagaaattggaaattttCATGTACCATATCACGCAAGATTATGATCAACCACATTTAATATCTATGAATGGAAATGGTGTAACTGAAAGAAGTAAAAGTTCAAGGgactaaattaaaacattttaagcaatagaaactaaattgaaaaactaATCCCAACAGTGgtggattaaaatatatattttagccttatcgagaaaaagaaaaagaaaaggaaaatagctTGGATTGACGGGCATTACTTCATATTTAGCATTGATGCATCAGCAGATGCGGTTCATCTTACCCTTTTTATAGTACTTGATGGCTAAATGAATGGTGTGCATTTTCATTGGGCAGGCCCACACTGTACTGGAAATGAATTATACGGAGCAGCTGCTTACCGCAGCTATTGTTTCAGATGGCTTGCGTCCTGCTCTTCCTAATGATGAGTCTGGCGCACCATCAAGGTTGTTGTCACTTATACGCAGGTGCTGGGATGAAAATCCAGAAAATAGACCATCTTTTTCTGATATAGTTGTGGACCTAGAGTCAATTTGGGAGGACAGAAAGGGTTTAGAATCTGTCACCCCTATGCATCCCAATTTGTGTGGTAGTGTTGTTAGTGATGCTAGTGAAAATGATTATGCATATCAAGAAGATATTAATTGGTCAAATCAGGGTGAACAGTTTTCTAGAAAGGCTTCTAATGCAGATGGGTGTGCTGTGAATGTTTGGCTTGATTCCTCATCTGATCATTTGGCATACCGCCCAATACTTTCTTGGGGATCCTTTTCCACTTGTGGGAGGAGGGAGACCATGGAGGACTCTCATTTCCTCTTGCCTAACATGTGTAACAAAGAAGACATCCATGCTTTTGGAATCTTTGATGGTCATAGAGGTTTGTaattgtaatttctttttaactacTGTTCCTCCGACAATACGCTGTTGCTTTAGTCACTTCAATGCATTACAAGTGCGTCAAATGCCTAATGTTATAGCTTTAAAGCATGCAGGTGCAGCAGCTGCTGAGTTTTCAGCTCAAGCTATTCCTGGATTCTTGCAAACGTCATGTTCCACAAGAAGGTTCTCATTCTTTCTTCTAATACTCTCCAATTTTTATCATCCggcattttttcttttcatctacTAAGATGGAATCTTGTGTGTGCAGTCCTGTGGATGCATTAAAGGAAGCATTTGTGAAAACAGATGTTGAGTTTAGAAAAGAACTCGATTTTTTTCGCAAATCCAAGAAAGTTAAACAGAAAGACTGGCATCCTGGTTGCACTTCTGCTGTTGCTCTAATTGTTAGAGACAGGCTTTTTATTGCCAATGCTGGTGATTGCAGGACAATATTGTGTCGGGCTGGTTATCCCGTCGTTTTAAGTAAGGTGGGTTTTGTGTATGCTTTTTGcttttctaaaatcttttattatattaacatATCAGAGAGGTAATCAACATTTTGTATCAGGATCATGTCGCTAGTTGTGTCGAGGAGCGAGAGCGTGTCATCAGGGCTGGAGGGCAGGTCAAGTGGCAAGTTGATACATGGAGGGTTGGTCCGGCTGGTCTTCAGGTCTCTCTTTTCATATGGTGGTGTTATATCTGCATACTGAAAACGATATTTGTACTAGTTGTTTTGTcattaaataatgttttgaacCGAGTGTTTTGAGGTTGAACAGGTGACTCGTTCAATTGGCGACGATGATCTGAAGCCGGCTGTGAGTGCAGAACCTGAGATAACAGAAACTGTTCTGACTTCACAGGATGATTACCTGGTAAGATTAGTTTTCAAGTTATGTTTCATTTCAAAGAATTGGTAATTTTGATCCATTTTGTGTCCATCACGAAagcatgatgatgatggtgtgGTGCATATCTCTCAGGTTATGGGGAGTGATGGACTATGGGATGCCCTGAGCAACTCTGAGGTGGTGGGTATCATCAGGGACACAGTGAAAGAAGCGGCAATGTGTTCAAAGCGGCTTGCAACAGAAGCAGTAGCCAGGGGGAGCAAGGATAACATTACGGTAATTGTTGTATTTTTACATCCAGTATGTACGGTAGAGAGAATTTATTAAGTGGTGCCCCACCTCTTCTACCTACCATACACACAATTTGTTCATAATATACAAATGTTGTATTATTTGTTGAATACCAGAATTACAAATTACTTGTGATTAGAATTTCAGTTTTATGGGTTTCAAACTTCACTTTCCTCCTCGAAAAGTACTTGTGATTTaactctattttaatttaaataggTTCAAGAACGTTTATTTTACAAATAGAGACTAAATAGATCTACGAGGAccaataaagaaacaaaatttaaattatttcaactTTTATAATCAATCTGTTCTCAAATTAGGATTTGGAgtttaattagatatttataaaaagggatttaggaaacaaaatttaaaatacattatttatcaatataagaataaaaactcattcttattttttctcaagcctttttccaattttttagaGATGAGAGAAATAGtctatttaattagtttaaattaataatttttaaatttttatcaccATTTCTATGTTGTTAATTAAGGAACTATTTCTCaaaaagattatttattttttaaatttaagaattaaatagaaataaattaaaataatataatttgaaaaaagggGACAGGGAGGGAAGCAGAAGATCAACAAGGGGAATCGCGGACTGCAAAAAGTAAGGAAGaattaaagagagagagagggagggtgCGGGCCCCACATCTCCCGCCTTTcctataaaaactaaaaagcaTGTAACGTATCACCCAACCATCCCAAAACAAGCGCGCCCCTTCCTTTGTTTGCCTCACTCCATTTCTCCTCCTTCCTTTTCAACTTTCCCTCTCACAAATCACACACAGATTCATGTGAACTTCCCTCTAACGCTGCTTcgaccaacaaaaaaaagtgtaCGAGTATCTACTTCCGGTGTGTGTTTCAAACTCTCTGGTATTTTCTCCTTCATTTTAGCgcctttcttctctttcttttcctatctctctcttttagttGCGTGTTTGTTTGATTCATTGCCGGAACTCGCTCGGAAGTACTCGGTTTGGTGTTCGAGgttctaatttgttttttttttttcttttttttttttcttttgtaggtGTTTTGCATAATGGAGAAGAAGGCTACCCTGGCAGCTGCGATGGATTGGAGACTGAAAATCAAGAACGAAACTGGACAGAAATTTGTCAAGTCTTTGTAATCTCTCCAAACCTAACTGATCATTCAACTATTCTGTTTTTTCCTCCTTTCTAaattccattttgttttatttatcgtTTGTTTGGAGTTTTGGAGATTGAATTAGGAGAGTGACTGGAAATTTGTGTTGGCTTCTTGGAATAATGTGCTGATTGATATCGATTACTTTGTTTAAGAAGCCGCATTTATTATTTGCTGACCAGAACTAATTTTTCTGTAACTACTCTTTGAAGAAGCCTCATTTTCCTGGTTCGATTGTTGACTTGGAATTTCGTGGCCTTGTTTGAGTTTCTCTTTGCCATTTCGAATTCTATTGGATTCTTGTAATGTATTAATCTGTAGTGTTGAATTTGATTGCTGCTGGTTGAGCTTGATTTCTTCGTTTGAAAAGATAGATTTGTCATTAGCTGATTGCTACTAAATCTTTCGAAATGGTTGATGGAAGAAGAGTTTTTCTGATTCTATCATTGACTTGAGAATTCTAACGCATTGTTTAAGTTTCTATTTACTGCCTTGGATTTTAATGACAACAGCGTGACGTACGTTGTAGATACGCAAAGTTGAAGGAACAGTGGTCTGCTTGCCGTCCTGATGCCTAAAACAAATTACTAATCTTGCGATGGAACatgagaagaagttgtttaaAAATGCAAATTCTAAGGTATATTAGTAAACTTCCCATGTTTTCTGATGTGAGAACtgttctttttccctttctgaCTTTTGGGATGCACTTGCACCATACTAATCTTCTAAGTTTTTACTTTGTTCCAATTTGCAACATATGtaatcttcttttcttcttattgCTTATGCCTCTCAGGAACAACATATTCCGCAGTCACTGTCACAGCCACACGAACGACTACATGGACAAAAACTGAAAGTCAGACAGACGCATCAACAATATGTTATGCATAATCAAAGCTGTGTTAGACCACAGAATACACTAACTGCACCATGTCGACCACAGGGTTTCCAGAGTCGAGCTTTTGGAAATCATATGCCCCCAGAAATGTTCACACAACATCCAAAAGTTGTGAACTTGCAGCCAAATGAGAATTTGAGTGCCCAAGTAAAAGAGGTATTTGATTCTGTCTATAATCAAATCTCAGTTGAGCATTTGTAACTAGGTATTTGGTTGTATATCTATATTATACATATTGCTACGAAAGTCAAGCCTTACATAACAGGAAGTGATTGATGAAGATTTTATTGGCTCAACATTCTTACATCAACACTATTCTGCGATTGAGCAGCATAAGCAACACCAGTCGGTCGGAGCTTCTGCAGGTAAGTTTAAGGTTCTGAAGAAAAATTCTATTTGAAATCAACACTACGATTTAAAGCCAAATATAGATGGAGAATGAAGAAGGATTTTGTTTTAACAatctgtttcttttcttccatttaCCTATTGAATGCATgatatttataaagaaaatgtttgCATCGTATTTAATCGCAATTTTTGAGCTTTTTGTATGTAAGAGTTAAAGCTTGTGAAATCAACACCATTTACCTAACAatatgcattttcttttttcagtttcACTTTTCAAAAGTGCTTTTGAAATCTTGACCACatttggaaaacaaaatatagagTTTTTGAAACTACTCCTTTTGACAAAAAGGCTAGCCAGAATTTGATAACTGTGTTTGAGGAAAGTGGATTTGAAAGCAAATAAACCGTTAGcgtacataaaattaaatgtttcacttttaaaatggaaaactagaaacaaaatcattataataatgaaatctTAGTTACTAACCTCCTATAATGAGAGGAAGACAGATTACAAgttataatttcatatattgcatatttttaaatgttcttTCCTTCGAAGGACGTTCTCCTCAACTTAGGTGACTTGTATTTTTAGAGACATCAGATTTAATCAACTGCTCTATAGAATATTTGGATACCCAACGCCTTCCCATAAATGCTACTACCAGTACCAGTACCACTTATGAAGTCTCTTAATTTGTTTTCTACTTTTTGCATGTATTCAAAAATCAATCTAAGTTTTGAAAGCTAAAAAAGTAGTTTTCGAACCAGCACAATCtttaaaaacagaaaaaccaaaaacaaaatgggttttcaaaccCGTCCTAAGATTTTCTGTTGTCTTTCATTTTATCGTGCAGTTCCAAATGGAAATCCAAATGCAGAAGATTGGCATGATCTGGCATTGTCTGAGGTAATTGTATTCTAGCATTGGTGTgaatttgttattatattgATGTATAAATACAATCATTAATCTGGCATTGTTTCGTTAATTGATTTCttaatattgttttctattatttatctaaaaatgattaaaatatcGGCATCCATATGGACATCAAGATTTCAATTTCACGGTTTTATCgataaaatattgatattgaaaagtatttttttaatcattaagTCTGATCCACGGTTGTCTCCAACATCATCTACTATGGATGTTGGGAgttttcttttacatttttagtAATGAATTCATGGAAGCATCATGGATGTCAGGACGTgaactttttataatttaaattcagTGCTAAGCcgctttttatttatatatttatttatttcaggTGCAACGCCTCAGGACACACTTGCCTCTTTTGAAAAAGGCATATGTGAGGGCATCTGAACAGTGTCTGCAGGTAGTaaattgatttcaaataaatattttatggaaCATCCATATTTGCTTGATCTTCATCAGACTCATCTCATTCTTATTTTAAACCACTTTTATGCCTTACCGTTTATGTATTCTGTCCATATCCCTTCATGGATCTTACTTCTTGTAGGTAGGGCAAACAGAGAAGATGCAGAAGTACGAGCACGATAAGAATATACTGCAAAAAATTATCAACTTTTTGAAATTGCCCGAGGACAGAATCATATCTTACACCAAAGAGAGCTTTTATCGATGTGTGCAAACAATTGAAGAAACTCTGAAAGTTCATGAGAATGGCAGTATAAACATCGCCAGTAAGCAGCAGGCCCTACATGGGCAGCCAAGCCTTTGTCAATCTCATATAAACCCAGCTCAGCAAACTGATAGTTCTGATAGTTCTTCTCCTAGAGCGCCACGAGAAATAGGTTCCTTGAGGTCAGAAGCAGACTGGATTCAGAAATATACTCCGCGGAATAGGCAACATTCAGAAAAAATCGAGCAAGAATTTAAGTCCTCGTGGATAAAGCAGAATCAGAAGTCAACAGAAAATATCCAGGCAATTCGTAGATCAGGAATGTATTTGGAGAATCACTTCAACTCGAAATTCTCTCCTCAAACTCATGAGGCTTCACGGCTTTCTCAGATTGCAGAGCGAGCACTTCCCAAAATTGCTTGCAATTCTTTGTATGGAAGAGCTTCTCCCACCTCTCCTTCAACAGATGGGCTTggaaaaatttcttcaaatgtTTCCTCCCTTTGGAGCCCAATCTCTCAATTCTCTCAAGGTTATAGTTCTCTCAAGTTACTTAATTCCAAATCAGAAATCTAAGTCCCATCTCATGAGAGAAGAAGCTATAACACAATGACCTGTCGGCTTGCAGAAACTACTCGTTTTGGAAACAATGGACAATTGTCAACAACAACTCAGCCTCATAATCGCTTGCTTAAAGCAGTAAGTTTGCGTTTGAGAAGAGTTTATGTTGCATTTGCCTGATCTACTAGATATTAGCATAAGATcattcctttttgtttcttaggCTCTTCCTATTAGTTGATTCTGGGAGAGAACAAAATTTTGCAGGTTGAGTCAATATCAAATGAAGCATTAAGAGCAGCTATACTAGAAATAAGTTCAGTTACGAATATGGAAGACAGAATAACAGAACCGTGGTTTTGCGAAAAGGAAACACATTTAAGCTTGCAAGATGGGGGCGGTTCCTCAAAGAATATGAAGCGAAAAATGAATGCAACAACCTTAAATGACATGCCATCGCCCTGCAGTGATATTGTTGGGTCTGAACCAACAGTTACATCAATAAGcaagaagctcaagaaactgGTATGCATAATCTCTGTCTATCTCTTTGAAACTATTATTTCTGcccactttttattttccttttgtcttATAGAATTATGCTGAAAATTGTGCAGTCTGATAATGCCCTATTGGAAGAAATGAGAAACATAAACAGACATTTCATTGAAACGGTCTTAGAGTTAGATACGGACGAGATTGTGAATAGGCGATTGGCCAATGCGGGTACCGTTCTTCGATGTTCATATAGAGCTGCAACCGAAGGTAAAAATTCAGTGTTCCATTCTGAAAACAACACACTAAAGGTGAGGTTTCTAGCTATTTTTCTGTTCCTTCTTTCTCCAACTTGTAAACTAGATGCAAAACTTGaccaaaatatttatgaaaatttgtttCCATTAGTTGCCAGTGCTTTCAGTGAAGCTGCTTGTGCCCCTGGATTATCCAGAAGATTACCCTGTATTCCTAAGCAAATTGAACACAGACTGCGGGTATGaattgttataaataaatgtCCTTTTTTAACAGATAGTTGAAATGCACTAGTTTATTGTACATGCTTTTAGAACTGAGGATGAAGAATTTAGAGACATGTGGAGCAAAGCGACGTCACTGCTAAGTGCATTCCTCCGCACCGCTCCTGTCTACTTGTCTCTAGAAGACTGTGCAAAGGCATGGGATGAATGTGCTCGCGCTGTGGTATGTGATTATGCTCAACGTGCTGGCGGAGGATGCTTCAGCTCTCGATATGGGAGTTGGGAGGACTGCGCCGCTACCTAACCTCCCTTTACTTTGAACAGAATTCAGCTGAACATAATAGACCACTAGGTCGTTTGTTTGCTAGATTCTAAGATTCTAAGATACCAGCTGAACGTACTATTTTGAACATAATATACCACTAGATTCTAAGATTCGCAtatcatatatacaaaaaattCGGTGCAACCCTAAACCATTATATAATAATCCATCGATGAACCCATGAGATGGCTTCCAATCTGAAACGAGAAGAAGGCATCAAGTGTAGCATAGAGTACCTAAGCAGGAGTTAGGTATAAGCGATCCCATGAATCTCCGTTCAGTCCTGCATTTCTGACAATGTTGTGAACTAAAAGTTGAAGCTCAAACTAAGAGTAGACTAAGAGTAGAGTAGAGGAGGAGGATAAAAGTTGGTTCATTTTGAAGTGAAAaatgaggaggaggaggaggaggaggaggaggaacgGGTATTTCTCCAAAAATGTGTTCCTCAATCTCCTTGTATTTGGAGAAACCATATTTATAAAcctcaaaaatatttagtgCACACCTTATTTGGGGAGAAAACATTATTGTCAAAAGAAgtgtttttctccttttctaatcataatttcaattaactataataatttgattttcctgtatcta
This portion of the Cucurbita pepo subsp. pepo cultivar mu-cu-16 chromosome LG08, ASM280686v2, whole genome shotgun sequence genome encodes:
- the LOC111800052 gene encoding protein kinase and PP2C-like domain-containing protein isoform X1 translates to MGLQIADPNTCIRGCCSSKSIPLHLPPSAFSLLSPIARGAESTVYEGRLDGKRVAIKKPILSTSDDLDKFHRELQILCELDHPGIVKLIAVNARPPNYLFFFEFYEFPNLAEKLHAEEWNPSINQVLMITLELAKALQYLHNLGIVHRDVKPANVLLGKDLRPYLADFGLAVHQKHLKGISAENWKSSGKPTGGFYKKSMVGTLIYMAPEILRKEIHTDLSDVYSFGILMNELLTGVVPYTDLRTEAQAHTVLEMNYTEQLLTAAIVSDGLRPALPNDESGAPSRLLSLIRRCWDENPENRPSFSDIVVDLESIWEDRKGLESVTPMHPNLCGSVVSDASENDYAYQEDINWSNQGEQFSRKASNADGCAVNVWLDSSSDHLAYRPILSWGSFSTCGRRETMEDSHFLLPNMCNKEDIHAFGIFDGHRGAAAAEFSAQAIPGFLQTSCSTRSPVDALKEAFVKTDVEFRKELDFFRKSKKVKQKDWHPGCTSAVALIVRDRLFIANAGDCRTILCRAGYPVVLSKDHVASCVEERERVIRAGGQVKWQVDTWRVGPAGLQVTRSIGDDDLKPAVSAEPEITETVLTSQDDYLVMGSDGLWDALSNSEVVGIIRDTVKEAAMCSKRLATEAVARGSKDNITVFCIMEKKATLAAAMDWRLKIKNETGQKFVKSLYAKLKEQWSACRPDA
- the LOC111800052 gene encoding protein kinase and PP2C-like domain-containing protein isoform X2, with the translated sequence MGLQIADPNTCIRGCCSSKSIPLHLPPSAFSLLSPIARGAESTVYEGRLDGKRVAIKKPILSTSDDLDKFHRELQILCELDHPGIVKLIAVNARPPNYLFFFEFYEFPNLAEKLHAEEWNPSINQVLMITLELAKALQYLHNLGIVHRDVKPANVLLGKDLRPYLADFGLAVHQKHLKGISAENWKSSGKPTGGFYKKSMVGTLIYMAPEILRKEIHTDLSDVYSFGILMNELLTGVVPYTDLRTEAQAHTVLEMNYTEQLLTAAIVSDGLRPALPNDESGAPSRLLSLIRRCWDENPENRPSFSDIVVDLESIWEDRKGLESVTPMHPNLCGSVVSDASENDYAYQEDINWSNQGEQFSRKASNADGCAVNVWLDSSSDHLAYRPILSWGSFSTCGRRETMEDSHFLLPNMCNKEDIHAFGIFDGHRGAAAAEFSAQAIPGFLQTSCSTRSPVDALKEAFVKTDVEFRKELDFFRKSKKVKQKDWHPGCTSAVALIVRDRLFIANAGDCRTILCRAGYPVVLSKDHVASCVEERERVIRAGGQVKWQVDTWRVGPAGLQVTRSIGDDDLKPAVSAEPEITETVLTSQDDYLVMGSDGLWDALSNSEVVGIIRDTVKEAAMCSKRLATEAVARGSKDNITVFCIMEKKATLAAAMDWRLKIKNETGQKFVKSFVTYVVDTQS